One segment of Mycolicibacterium baixiangningiae DNA contains the following:
- a CDS encoding amidase, translating to MHTSTHSDVSADFALLPTIKALASGELSATECVEAALTRVSVVENDVHAWVDLDEEGARSQARLLDKLPAGQRGPLHGLPIGVKDIVDVRGLPTRCGSAATSDGAASSDAAIVRALREAGAVILGKTVTTEFAYFSPGPTANPRHVGHTPGGSSSGSAAAVAAGMTPLAIGTQTAASVTRPAAYCGVFAVVLPHGLMGTDGIAGLAESLDAPGFLGSDALGLAAVLEAILPPATKDPSPQPISTVLVWRPGAPFGVHHEMLTAVDRIAEHARQLGLAVEEIDFDAQAVALVEAHRRIMAYEAARQSRAATMPRGSLSPTLQELLDDGASLDHTSYELATECVHTARQEIVHRLGSGDAAILAPAAQGTAPEGLSATGNPIMSRPWQALGLATTTFPADFSDGLPLGVQLVGTGDGRALLRLADSLCRPR from the coding sequence CGACGATCAAGGCGCTGGCCAGCGGTGAACTGTCGGCCACGGAATGCGTCGAGGCCGCTCTCACGCGAGTCTCCGTCGTCGAGAATGACGTGCATGCATGGGTTGACCTGGACGAGGAAGGTGCCCGCTCACAGGCTCGGTTACTGGACAAGCTGCCGGCCGGACAACGCGGCCCACTGCACGGTCTTCCGATCGGGGTCAAGGACATCGTCGACGTGCGTGGCCTTCCGACGCGCTGTGGCTCAGCCGCCACGTCGGACGGGGCCGCCTCGTCGGACGCGGCCATCGTGCGGGCGCTGCGCGAGGCCGGGGCCGTGATCCTGGGCAAGACCGTCACCACGGAGTTCGCGTACTTCTCCCCGGGTCCCACGGCCAATCCGCGTCATGTCGGGCACACGCCGGGCGGGTCGAGTTCGGGTTCGGCGGCGGCTGTCGCTGCCGGTATGACACCTCTGGCGATCGGTACCCAGACCGCGGCGTCGGTGACACGTCCCGCCGCATACTGCGGAGTTTTCGCGGTCGTGTTGCCCCACGGCCTCATGGGAACCGACGGAATAGCGGGCCTGGCCGAGTCTCTGGATGCTCCGGGCTTTCTGGGCAGCGATGCGCTCGGTCTCGCGGCTGTGCTCGAGGCGATCCTGCCGCCGGCTACCAAAGACCCTTCGCCACAGCCGATCTCGACGGTGCTGGTCTGGCGGCCAGGGGCACCGTTCGGTGTGCACCACGAAATGCTCACCGCGGTCGACCGAATCGCCGAACATGCCAGGCAGCTAGGGCTGGCAGTGGAGGAAATCGACTTCGACGCGCAAGCGGTCGCCCTCGTGGAGGCTCATCGCCGGATCATGGCGTACGAGGCCGCACGTCAGAGCCGAGCCGCCACGATGCCCAGGGGCTCTTTGAGTCCCACCCTGCAGGAATTGCTGGACGACGGTGCGTCGCTGGACCACACGAGCTACGAGCTGGCGACCGAGTGTGTACACACCGCTCGACAGGAGATCGTCCACCGACTCGGCTCGGGGGACGCCGCGATCCTGGCGCCCGCCGCCCAGGGCACAGCGCCAGAGGGACTCTCGGCCACCGGCAACCCGATCATGAGCAGACCGTGGCAGGCACTCGGTCTGGCCACCACCACATTCCCCGCCGACTTCTCCGACGGCCTCCCGCTGGGAGTCCAACTCGTCGGCACCGGCGACGGTCGTGCGCTCCTGCGGCTGGCCGACTCCCTGTGCCGCCCGAGGTGA